From bacterium, the proteins below share one genomic window:
- a CDS encoding squalene/phytoene synthase family protein — MDVSFPQPLHLAELEPGCSSPAMARAEVRRICAHYENFSMASILLPPRLKPPMRSIYAFARFSDDLADEEDGLAAHVARTGLSLAELRRQRLRHWSTLLDGLPATAGRHPILMALAEDAARHALPIDECRQLLDAFLLDQEPPDFPDDDAVLAYCRRSAAPVGRLLLALNGLNEQRPDWSQIADLSDRVCAGLQLANFWQDLSRDLPSGRLYVPRRRLAAHGLPTDPLALQQAGVKAAPLLQDLAAWAREQLSAVDQLAPRLPWRFSLDVRLYAGGGLAIVARTEALGPAVLTRRPVLGALIKFRVALVALRPY; from the coding sequence ATGGACGTATCCTTTCCCCAACCGCTCCATCTGGCCGAGCTGGAGCCTGGTTGCTCATCCCCGGCCATGGCCCGGGCAGAAGTGCGCCGCATCTGCGCGCACTATGAGAACTTCAGCATGGCCTCCATCCTGCTGCCGCCCCGATTGAAGCCTCCCATGCGCAGCATCTACGCCTTCGCCCGCTTTTCCGACGATCTGGCCGACGAGGAGGACGGCCTGGCCGCCCACGTGGCCAGGACCGGACTGAGCCTGGCGGAGCTGAGACGCCAACGTTTGAGACACTGGTCCACTTTGCTGGACGGTCTGCCCGCCACGGCCGGACGCCATCCAATCCTTATGGCGCTGGCCGAGGATGCCGCCCGCCACGCCTTGCCGATTGACGAGTGTCGACAGCTGCTGGACGCTTTTCTGCTGGACCAGGAGCCGCCTGATTTCCCCGACGACGACGCTGTCTTGGCCTACTGCCGGCGCAGCGCGGCTCCCGTCGGGCGCCTCTTGCTGGCGCTCAACGGCCTGAATGAGCAAAGGCCAGACTGGTCGCAGATCGCGGATCTCTCGGACCGGGTTTGCGCCGGGCTGCAGCTGGCCAATTTCTGGCAGGACCTGTCGCGGGATCTTCCCTCCGGCCGACTCTACGTACCACGGCGGCGGCTGGCCGCCCATGGCCTGCCGACAGATCCCCTGGCCTTGCAACAGGCGGGCGTCAAGGCAGCGCCCTTGCTGCAAGACTTGGCGGCCTGGGCCCGCGAGCAGCTGTCCGCCGTGGATCAGCTTGCCCCAAGGCTGCCCTGGCGCTTCTCCCTGGACGTGCGTCTGTACGCCGGCGGCGGGCTCGCCATCGTGGCGCGCACAGAGGCCCTTGGCCCCGCGGTGCTGACCCGCCGGCCCGTGCTGGGGGCGCTGATCAAGTTTCGCGTCGCTCTTGTTGCCCTGCGTCCGTACTGA
- a CDS encoding transglycosylase SLT domain-containing protein, with protein sequence MVAWLMLAGTAGAWTNRYDPHFEKYSKRYFGADFDWRWWKAQAIAESALDSMAKSWCGAQGVMQVMPGTWKDIAPKLGLTNPWEVRQSIQAGIYYDARMWAIWKAPRPMEERIAFTLASYNAGAGNIIKAQRLVVLGQSSNEWLPVAARLHLVTGKHADETRGYVARIQRLVKTLSRHPP encoded by the coding sequence TTGGTCGCCTGGCTGATGCTGGCCGGGACGGCTGGCGCCTGGACCAATCGCTACGACCCGCACTTTGAGAAGTACAGCAAGCGCTACTTCGGGGCGGACTTTGACTGGCGCTGGTGGAAGGCGCAGGCCATCGCCGAAAGCGCCCTGGACTCGATGGCCAAGAGCTGGTGCGGGGCCCAGGGCGTCATGCAGGTCATGCCGGGGACGTGGAAGGATATCGCGCCCAAGCTGGGGCTGACGAATCCCTGGGAGGTCCGGCAGTCCATCCAGGCCGGCATCTACTACGACGCCCGAATGTGGGCGATCTGGAAAGCGCCCAGGCCCATGGAGGAGCGGATCGCCTTCACCCTGGCTAGCTACAATGCCGGTGCCGGCAACATCATCAAGGCCCAGCGCCTGGTGGTGCTCGGCCAAAGCTCCAACGAATGGCTCCCGGTGGCAGCGAGGCTGCACCTTGTGACGGGCAAGCACGCCGATGAGACGCGCGGCTACGTTGCGCGGATCCAGCGGCTGGTCAAGACGCTGAGTCGTCATCCGCCGTAA
- a CDS encoding DUF350 domain-containing protein: MLDQLVRAALVNLVYTGMTVALAVGLWVAADRWLFPGIDFIPEIKKGNVAAAILAGVLLLFCAQLVSAGLN, encoded by the coding sequence ATGTTGGATCAACTGGTACGCGCGGCCTTGGTCAACCTGGTCTACACAGGCATGACCGTCGCCTTGGCCGTCGGGCTCTGGGTGGCCGCCGACCGCTGGCTCTTCCCGGGCATCGACTTCATCCCCGAGATCAAGAAGGGCAACGTGGCCGCGGCCATCCTGGCCGGCGTGCTGCTGCTCTTCTGCGCCCAACTGGTATCAGCGGGCCTGAACTGA